The region GCTCGTCCCCGTGCCGGTGAGCGTGGCCGGGGTGTCCGCCACCTCGCGCCGGCAGCCGCACTCGCCGATGCTCAGGCGCTTCTACGAGCGCAAGGAGCGCGGCCGCGGCGCCTTCCTCACCCGCGACGAGCTGGACCGGCGCAAGCCCCGCCGCCTGGTCGACGCCTTCCGCGATATCCCGGGGATCCGGGTGGTCCCCACCTCGCGCGGCGAGATCCTGCAGGTCAACGGCACCACCCCCTTCATGTACACCACCGGCGACGCGCGCCGCGGCGAGTGCCCGGTGCAGTACTACCTGGACGGCATGTCGTGGGAGCCCGACCTGCCCGGCGTCATCTCCAACGACATCCGCCCCGACGAGGTGGAGGGGATCGAGGTGTACCGCCGCCTCTCCGAGGTCCCCACCGAGTTCCGCCGCCCCGGCTCCGAGTGCGGCGTGGTGCTGATCTGGCTGAAGGAGCGGGTCTGAACTGCGGGTGCGAAGTGCGTGGTGCGAAGTGCGAAGTGCTTGAATGCCTGTGGTAGCCCCGGACGGGTGCCACACGGAAACAGCGGAGCCGGCAGAGACTTTCAGCCTCTACCGGCTCCGCTGTTTCCGTGCAACCGCAGGCGCTTAGATCATACCACCTTGCAGAGCATCGTTCAGGTACAGCTTCTGAAAAGCCTCTCACGGAGGACACAGAGAACTTCAATCGCGTCTTCAGTTCCCTCTGTGTTCTCTGTGTCCTCTGTGTGATTCCAATCTGTTTGGAACCAGAACTATGCTCGGCAACCTGGTATCACTCCCCGCCTACGCACTTCGCACTTCGCACTTCGCACTTACTGCGGCGGGGGCGGGCGCGGCGTGCCACCCCGGCCGAAGTCCAGGCCCCCGCTGATCGCCGCCACCACCAGGGTGCCCGCCACCAGCGCGGCGCCCAACCCCACCGAGCGCGCGGTGTCCACCTTCTTGCGCTGCAGCCCCACCACCTGGGCGCGGGGCACCTGCACCGTCTCGCCGGAGACCGGCACCGAGTACCCGGTCTGCGCCCGGAGCCCGTACGCCGACAGCCGCAGCCACGACGAGTCGGCCGCCACCACCTCGCCCGTCACCTGCACCACGTCGCGCACGGTGACGTTCGAGATCGGGAAGTCCATCGGCCGCGAGAGCTGCACCCGCACCTCCGTGGCCTGCGGCGGCACCTCGGCCGGCGGCACCGCCCGGTACGAAAGGCACGCGTTCAGGCCCAGCGTGGAGAGCAGCACCGCGGAAACCGCTCGCTTCATCGTCTTCCTTTCGCCGCGGGCGAGGGCCGGCCGCCCGGTGCGGCCGGCCCTCCCCCGCTCCCGCCTCCGCTCAGGTGGCGGGGCAGGGAGTGGGGTCGTTGCGGTTGAACAGCGGCTGCGCCGCCGGGTCCGGGATGTTGCTGTTGGTCTGGCGCTCCGTCTGGCCGTAGTAGAAGCGGCCCGGGACCGCCTCGCCCTGGAGGCTGGTGCCCGCCTTCACCGTCCGGATGTCGGGGAGGCAGGTGCGCTTGTAGTCGTTGAACGCCTCGATGTTCAGGAACAGCGCGATGTACTTCTGGCGGATGATCTCCGCCAGTAGCGCGGCCCCCGTGGGGAGCGGGCTCGGCAGCAGCGCGTTCACGTTGGCGTCGGCCGCCGGCAGCCCCAGCTGCTGCAGATGGCAGCGCACGCCCTCGCGCAGCTGGGTCTGCGCGTTCGCCGTGGCCCCCTGCCGGAAGAACGCCTCGGCCAGGATGAACCGGGTCTCGGCGCAGGTGATGATCGGCAGGTCGGCCGCCGGCGCGGCGTAGCCGCCGGCCCCGGTGTTGAGCTGCGACGACGACGGGCCCAGGTCGCCCGTCGACGAGCCCGGCTTGGAGCCCTGGTACGCCCCGGTCGAGGCGGGCGTGTAGTAGAGCGGCAGCCGCGGGTCGCTGCGCTCGCGCAGCACGGACACCCCCAGCTCGCCGCCCGAGGTGTACCCCGAGCGGTCGATGTTGAACTGGTACCACAGGTTGGTCTCGGTCGAGGTGCTGGAGTGCACCCCCACCCAGTTCTCCCCCGCGTTGTTGATCCCCGCCTGCGCCGCCGCGACCGCCTTGGTCAGGCAGTTGCCGGCGCACGCCGTGTTGGCCGCCGTGGCCGCCGCCCCGCCCGCGGCCTGCGCCTCCACCCAGTGCATGTAGAAGCGCGCCTTGAGCGACTGCGCCACCCGCTGCCAGGCGCCCGGGTCGCCGCCGAAGTTCATGTCGCGCTGCGCCAGGATCCCGGCCTCCCCGGCGTCCGCGGCGGTGGGCAGCTCGGCGATCGCCTGGTCCAGCAGCGTCTGCACCGCCGCGTACACCGACTCCTGCGAGTCCAGCGGCGCGTCGGTGGTGGGGTCGCCCGCGCCGCTGTACGGGATGTCGCCCCAGAGGCTCGCCGCCATCCCGAACAGGAACGCCTCGTGGATCTTGAGGATCGCCGCGAAGCGCGTGTGGCCGGCCGCCACCGCCTTCTCGCGGGCCAGCCGGATGTCCTGCAGGCCGCCGGCGCCGTAGATGGCCGCCATCTCGACGTCGACGTCCTCCTCGTCGATCACGTACTGGTCGAGGATGGCGAACTGCCGGTCGGTCCCCGCGATCTGGTTCAGCCACATCGCGGTGAGCCGCGAGAGCTGCCCCTCGTTGAAGAAGATCGTGTTCACCTGGATCGAGGTGAAGAGCTGGCCGGCCTGCGCGTCCGTCAACAGGTTGGTGTTGTCGGGAACGCCGCTGATGAAGTCGCAGGCACCCAGCGACCCCGCCAGGAGGGCCGCGCCCAGGGCGCGGCCGGCCCGCTTGGTCGTCTTTCGCATGGTCATGTCCTCGCGCGGGTCAGCGGTTCAGGTTGACCGAAATGACCCACGAGCGGGTCTGCGGGTTGTTGAAGTAGTCGATCCCGCGCCCCACGCTCTGGCCGGTCAGGTTCGACTCGGGGTCGATCCCGGTGTAGTCGGTCCAGGTCTTCAGGTTGCGGCCGCTGAGCGTGATGTTCATGCTGCTCATCCCGAAGCGGCGGCGCAGCCACGGCTGGTCGAGCGTGTACGAGACCGAGATGTCGCGCAGCTTCACGAAGCTGGCGTCCTCGATGTTGGTGACCGAGGGGCCGGTGAAGCTGCTGCCGAAGCCGTCCACCGTCCAGGTCGCCCAGTTGAGCGTCACGTCGGTCCCGGCGCCGGGGCCGGCCACTTCCCAGTCGCTGTAGAAGTCCTGCCCGAAGGCGCCCGTGGTGCCGGCGCCCTGGAAGGGCAGCGTCTCGATGTGCGTGCCGAAGAACGTCAGCGCGCCCTTGGTCCCGTTCCACATCTGCCCGCCCTGGCTCACGTCGACGAGCCCCGAGATGCGCAGGTTGTTGAACAGGGTGAAGGTGTTGCGGATGCTCCCCGTCCAGTCGGGGTTCGGGTCGCCGATGATGCGCGACTGCGGGTCGGGGACCGGGAAGCCGTCGGAGCCGATGAAGATGGCGCCGGCCGGGGCGTCGGGGAAGTCGCTGTCCAGCGGGTTCCCCGTCTCGGGGTTGCGCCCGCCCACGCCGAAGCGCAGCCAGTCGTCGCCGAAGAACACGCCGAAGGGCGCGCACCTGCCGCCGTTGGCCTCGGGGGCCACCAGCGAGACCACCGCGCCGGTGAAGCCGTTGAGCCCCACGCTCTCCGAGCCCGAGAGGTCCTTCACGCAGCTGCGGTTGCGCGCGTACTGCGCGTTCACCGTCCACCCGAAGTTGTCGCGCTGGATCGGGTTCAGGTCCAGGGTGAGCTCGATCCCGTCGTTGTCGACCCGCGCGGCGTTCTGGTACTGGAAGCTGAAGCCGCTGGAGGGCGGCAGCTCCACCAGCAGGATCATGTCCTCGGTGGTGCGGTCGTAATAGGTGAAGCCCAGCCCGATCCTGCCGCCCAGGAAGCCCACGTCGAAGCCGGCCTCCCACTCCTTCTTGCGCTCGGGCTTGATGTCGGGGTTGCCCAGGATCGGGTCGGTGAAGATCCCGTCGCTGCCGCCGTAGATCGACTCCAGCCCGATGCTGATCCAGCCGTCGAAGAAGGCGCCGCGGTCGAAGCCGCCCTCGGACGAGAACACCGGGGGCTGGCGCCCCGACACGCCGTAGTTGGCGCGCACCTTCAGGTTGTCGAGCCACGACAGGTTGTCGAACATCCCCAGCCGGCTCACCTGCCAGGACACGCCCACGCCCGGGTACCAGAAGCGCTTGCCGTCGCCGCCGAAGGTGGAGGAGCCCTCGTTCAGCAGGTTCCCCGTGAGGGTCAGCTGGTCGAAGAGGGTCACCTCGCCGTTGGCGAAGTAGCCGTCGGTGCGCGTGGTGGAGCGGTACTCGTTGGTGATCTTGTCGACGGCGAAGTCCAGCTGGTTGGCGCCGTAGATCAGGGTGTTGCCGTTGACCTGGTAGCGGCTGAACTGCGACTGGTTCAGGTTCTGCCCCACCGACAGCGTCCCCACGGCGTTCTCGCCGAAGCTGCGCGTGAGCGTGGCCAGCAGCCGGCTCTCGATCTGGAACGTCTCCAGGTCGGCCCGGATCATCCGCCCCGCCGGGAAGTCCGAGGAGCTCTTGGGGAAGATGGTGCGCCGGTTGTCGAGCGAGTAGTCGGCGCCCAGGATGTAGGAGAGCCGCAGCCAGTCCAGCGGCGCGTAGTCGAGGTTGATGTTGCCGAAGGAGCGGTCGACCTCCGACTCGTTCGGCATCTCGTTGGCCACCCAGAACGGGTTGTCGTAGCCGCGGCCGACGTCGAGCGTGGCCACGCAGCTGCCGGTGTTGCAGCGGTACGAGCGGTGCAGCCCGGTGACCGGGTCCAGGTACGGCTGGTTGTTGAAGTTGGGCGGGGTGCGCAGCGCCCCCAGCTGGACGCCGGAGATGTTGGACCCCATCTGCACGAAGTCGCCCTGCCCCTTGGTGTAGGCGAAGTTGCCGCCCAGGGTCAGGTCGTCGGCGAAGGAGTGCGTCCCCTTCAGCCGCACCGTGGTGCGGTCGTAGCTCTGCGGGCCCACGATCACGCCCTGGTGGTCGAGCCGCCCCAGCGACAGGTAGTAGGTGGTGCGCTCGCTGCCGCCGGAGAGCGTCAGGTTGTTCTCCCAGCGGTTGCCGGTGCGGTAGATCTCGTTGGCGTGGTCGTAGACCGGGGTCCCCGCGGGGATCGGCGCGCCGTACGAGGTGGTGAAGGGGATCACGTCGTTGATGTCGCCGCCCAGCGCGGCCTCGTTGAGACCCTGCCCGTACTGGGTCTGCAGCGGCACCGTCCGGTTGACCTCGTCGCTGGAGTAGGTGGTGCTGAAGGCGACGCGGGTCTGCCCGGCGCGGCCGCTCTTGGTGGTGATGAGCACCACGCCGTTGGCGCCGCGCGAGCCGTAGAGCGCGGTGGCGGCGCCGCCCTTGAGGATCTGGATGTCGGCGATGTCGTTGGGGTTGATGTCGCCGGCCCGGTTGGTGACCACGGTGCCGGTGGTGCCGCCGGCGGCCGGGTTGTCGTTGTCGTAGTCCTCGATGCGGTACGAGCCGTTCTCGATCGGGGTGCCGTCGACCACGATCAGGGGCTGCGTGCCGCCGACCACCGAGGCCGCGCCGCGGATCTGGATGTAGGCGCCGGCGCCGGGGTCGCCCGCCGAGGAGGTGACCAGCACGTTGGGCGCCTTGCCCGCCAGGGCGGCCACCACGTTGTTCTCCTGGCTCTGCTCGATCTCCTCGGCGCGCACGGTGTTCACCGTGGCGGTGGCGCGGGCGCGCGTGGTGGCGGTGCCCTGCCCGGTGGCCACGATCTGCTCCAGCTGCAGCACGTCGGCGCCGAGCTGGAAGTTCTGCGTGAGGTTGGCGCCGGGGGAGAGGGTGATGGGCCGCGACGAGGCCGCCAGGCCCACGCGGCTGGCGGTGATGGTGACCTGCTGCCCGGCGCGCACGCGCGAGGCGGGGATCACCAGGCGGTAGCTGCCGTCGGCGCTGGTGGTGGTGCCGACGCCGAGCGCCTCGATGCGGACCAGCACCGCGTTCTCGGGCGCTCCGGACGCGTTCGTCACGCGCCCGCTCACCGTGGCCGGCTCCTGGGCCAGCAGCGCGGCGGGCGCGAAGGCCGCGGCGACCAGGGTCGCGAGCAGCCGGCGAAGCTTTCTCATTCCAAGGCCTCCTGGGATTCCGGCGGCCGGGACGGGCCGCCAGGGTTAGGACTGCCGGGATCGCGCGGGCCGGGCGCCTACAGGGATCGGCGCCTCCCCGCTCCGGGACCTTCCCTTACCGGGGACGCTCACGCGCCTCGAGCGCGGAGTTCGTCCCTGTCTGCGAAGAAACGTAGGCTCGCTCGCGCCTCCTTTGCGAAAGGTGGGGGACGTCCTCGCGTGGAGCACCGCAACCGAAACACAACGCCCGGGCCGCGGGGAGCGTGACACCCCGGGGAACCGGCGGGACCCGCGTGCGCACCGGAGACGCTGCCGGCGCCGGTGGGGCGCCAAGTGGGCTCCGGGCGCATGTTTCCGGAAAAACGAGAACGCCCGTATGGATAGATGGCGCGTTCGGCGGTGTCAAGCCCACCCGCTCCAGCGCGGGGCCCCAGCCGCCGTGCCGCGGCGCGTCCCTATGATCCCGCACCCGCGGGATCGGTTGGCCGCGAGGAGGTCCGCTGGATAGATCGGTCTCTGCACCCCGCCCTCCAGCCCGCCGCGGCGACAGCCAGAGAAGCGTGACTCTCGACTGCACGACAGCTCGCGGAACGCGCTCCGGAGCGCAGCGGCACCGTCGTACTCGCACTCTCGCACTCTCGCACTCTCGCACTCTCACACTCACGCACTCCCCGCCCCCGCGGCCTGCGCCGCGAACAGCAGCGCGCGCGCCTTGTTGAGCGTCTCCTCGTACTCCGACGCCGGGTCGGAGTCGGCCACGATCCCGGCGCCGGCCTGCACGTGGGCGCGGCCCCCCTCGGCCACCACGGTGCGGATGGCGATGGCCGTGTCCATCGCCTGGCCGCCGTGCGAGAAGTGCCCCACCGCCCCCGCGTAGGGGCCGCGCCGCACCGTCTCCAGCTCGTCGATGATCTCCATGGCGCGCACCTTGGGGGCGCCCGAGACGGTCCCCGCCGGGAAGGAGGCCCGCAGCACGTCCACCGCCGAGAGGCCGCCCTGCAGGTCGCCCTCGACGGTGGAGACCAGGTGCAGCACGTGCGAGTACTTCTCCACCACCATGCGCGCCGGCACGCGCACGCTGCCGTAGGTCGCCACGCGCCCCACGTCGTTCCTCCCCAGGTCCAGCAGCATCAGGTGCTCGGCCAGCTCCTTCCGGTCGCGCAGCAGGTCGGCGGCGAGCGCGGCGTCTTCGGCCGCGTCCTTCCCGCGGCGGCGGGTGCCGGCGATCGGGCGCACGGTCACCCTGCCGTCCTCCAGCCGCACCATCACCTCGGGCGAGGAGCCCACCAGCCGGAAGCCCCCCAGCTCCAGGTAGAAGAGGTAGGGCGAGGGATTGAGGGCGCGCAGCACGCGGTAGAGGTCGAACGGCTCCGCCGCCAGGTCGACCGTGAGGCGCTGCGAGAGCACCACCTGGAAGGCGTCGCCGGCGCGGATGTACTCCTGCACGCGACGGACGCGCTCCTCGAACTCGGGCCGCGTGAAGTTGCTGCGGAAGGGCGGGTCGGCCGCGGGGCGGGGCGCGAGCGCGAGCGGCGCGGGCGGCGCCCCCTCGCGCAGCCGCCGGGCGAGCGCGTCGAGCTCGGCCGCGGCGGCGTCGTAGCGGCGGCGCAGCTCGGGCTCGTCCGCCCCGCGCGTGTCGACGGGGGAGACCAGGTGCGCGCGGCCGAAGAGGTTGTCGACGGCCACCACGGCGCCGGTGAGCAGGAAGAGCGCGTCGGGGAGCTCCCGGTCGCGCGGCGGCGCGTTCGGCAGCCGCTCGATGAGGCGCACGACGTCGTAGCCGAAGAAGCCCACGGCGCCGCCCCAGAAGCGCGGCAGCCCCGGCGCGTCGGCGGGGGCGTGCTCGGCCAGCAGCCGGCCGAAGTCGCCCAGCGGGTCGGCGGAAGGCTCGGGCTCGCTCCACCCCGCCTCCGGCGTCCAGCGCGAGACGCGGTCGCCGTCCAGCCGCCAGGCGCCGCGCGGCTCGGTGCCCAGGAACGTCCAGCGCGCCCACGTCTCGCCGCCCACCACCGACTCGAGCAGGAAGCCGAAGGGCGGCCGCGCCAGCTTGTGGTAGGCGGTGACCGCGGTGTCGGTGTCGAAGAGCAGCTCGCGCCGCACGGGGACCAGCGTGGCCTCTCGCGCCAGCGAGACGAGCTCGGAAAAGGACGGCGTGAGCGACATCGGCCGTTGGCGTGGACGGGTTCCGGAGTGTGGGCGCAATCTCCCGCGGCGTCCGTCCACTGTCAACGGGGCGCCGGGGCGGCTCAAGCCGCGGCAACGACTGCAGAAAGCCTCGTAAACACCGCGAGGCTTCAACGGCGGCGCCGCTGCGGGCGGGAGGATGGCGGGGACGAGCGAGGGAGCGGAGCGGAAGTCTGGTCATCGGCAGGAGCAGCCGGCGTGGAAACCGCCGTTTTGTGGCGGAATGGCTTGACGATTGCGGCAATGCCCCGCATCATTTCCGGTGGAGGCGGAGGCATGTTCGGGGAGACGATCGAGCCGCTCGACGTCGGCGGGCACTCCCGTGCCAGCATCCCCCCTGTGCGGGCCGCCCCGAGGGATCTCTACATGGATACGCCCCTCCCGCTTTCCGCCGCGGCGTGGCGCCCGTCTCTCCCCCGCTCCCCGTGGGGGCGCGTGGCGCTCGCGGTGGGTCTCGCGCTCTCCGGCGGCTCGACCCTCGCGGAGGCACAGGAACGCGCGTCCGCCGTGGCCGGCACCGTCACCGGCAGCGACGGGCTGCGCCTGTCCCAGGCCCGCGTCGGGCTGGAGGGGACGGGCTTCGCCGCGCTCAGCGAGCGCGGCGGCCGCTTCCGCATCAACGGCCTCCCCGCGGGGAGCCAGACGCTCGTCGTCCACGCCGTGGGCTACCGCGACGCGAAGGTCGGCGTGGAGCTGGTGGCGGGCGAGGTGCTGCAGGTGGCGGTGACGCTCGAGGCGGACCCGGTGGCGCTGGCCGAGCTGGAGGTGAGCGCCATGGCCGCGCTCCCGCCCCAGCTGCAGGGGTTCTACCAGCGCAGGAGCCGCGGCAACGGCCACTTCTTCACCCGCGAGCAGATCGAGCGGATGCAGCCGCGGCAGCTGACCGACGTGCTGCGGCGCGTGCCGGGGGTGATGGTCGACGGGGTGCCCGGCCCCTTCGGCACCAGCCAGATGGTGCAGACCGGGCGCACCACCGGCCTGGCCGGACAGCGGAGCTGCCCCCTGGTCTACTACGTCAACGGCGCCCCCTTCCGGGTCTCGGCCGACATCGGCATCAACACCTTCGTCCGCCCCGAGGACGTGGCCGCCATCGAGGTCTACACCGGCGCGGCGGGGCTGCCCCCGCAGTTCAACTCCGGCATCCAGAACTCCCGCTGCGGCGTGATCGTGATCTGGACCCGCCGGGGAGAGAATACTTAGGCAGGCCGCCGGCGACCTGAGCCGAGCGAAACTCCCGGGCACCCGCCGCTCCGCCTCCGCGGACGGAACGGGCGCCCGAGTTCTTTGGAGCCCGGCAAGCACGCCGGGTTTTGAATCATACCGAGTCCGGATGAACAACGGGTGGATGAGGCAAGCGGGCATCCGTGTCGCTACCGCGCCCAACCCACCTGCCAGGGTGAGAAGATTCTTCGGCCCTGCGACGATCCGTGCAGATGCTGGTTCGGTGTGGCCGGGCCTCAGAATGACGGCAAGCACCCACGGATCTTTCGAAGTCTGTATCACACGGAGTCGACGGAGTGATCGAGGTTTTTCTCCGTTGACTCCGTTGACTCCGTGTGAGGCTCGATCAGCGGATCAGCTTCGCGGTCGATCATCTGCCATGGGTTCATCCGGACCTGGTATCACACCGAAAACGAAAGCGGAGAGACAGAGGTTGGCTCTGTCTCTCCGTTTTCTCCGTGTGCAGGCTTTCCTCGCGCAGGCCCGGCGGAGGCGGCTCCTCTGCTGACTCTGCCGACTCTGCGTGAGGCCCCGCCGCTTCCGCTCACTGGGGCGGGGGCGGGGGCGGCTCCTCGGTGCCGGAGCCTTCGAACAGGCTGTTCGCGAAGATCCTGCCCAGCACGATCGCCAGCACCGTCAGGCCGCCGGCCGCCGCGTAGGTGCGCGTCCGGTCGAGGCGGCGCTCGCCCACGCTGCCCAGCGCCGTCACGGGGAAGCGCACCACCTCGCGGTTCCACTCGACGCCCGTGCCGCCGTTCTGGATCACGCGCAGGAGCGAGATGTCCAGCTCGCCCTGCCGCGCCCCCGCCGTGATCCCCTCCACGGCGTGCACGCCCGAGCCGATCGTGGGCGCCATCTCCACGCTCCCCTGCGGCGTGAGCTCCGCCATGATGCGCGTGCCCGGCGCGGGCGCGGACAGCGGCAGCGGGGTGGTGCGGTAGCAGGCGGACAGGAGGAGCGAGGCCAGCAGGCACGCGCCCACCGGGCGCCGCCAGGCGGGCGCCGCGCGGACCTCCCCGGCGCGGGGACCGACCACAGACCGTAGCATCGTTGCGCTTTCCTCCAGGGTGAAGTGGGGCTCGGCCCGGTGGCTGGGCGC is a window of Longimicrobium sp. DNA encoding:
- a CDS encoding TonB-dependent receptor plug domain-containing protein: MLITRHRLARAALTAACALAVLPAASPAQAPQEVVLVRVSDAGSGAPVEGADVWLGRNRVATDAQGRALLPRAPGASLSIRRLGYEHYQRGPFGDGWELAVALVPVPVSVAGVSATSRRQPHSPMLRRFYERKERGRGAFLTRDELDRRKPRRLVDAFRDIPGIRVVPTSRGEILQVNGTTPFMYTTGDARRGECPVQYYLDGMSWEPDLPGVISNDIRPDEVEGIEVYRRLSEVPTEFRRPGSECGVVLIWLKERV
- a CDS encoding SusD/RagB family nutrient-binding outer membrane lipoprotein; translated protein: MRKTTKRAGRALGAALLAGSLGACDFISGVPDNTNLLTDAQAGQLFTSIQVNTIFFNEGQLSRLTAMWLNQIAGTDRQFAILDQYVIDEEDVDVEMAAIYGAGGLQDIRLAREKAVAAGHTRFAAILKIHEAFLFGMAASLWGDIPYSGAGDPTTDAPLDSQESVYAAVQTLLDQAIAELPTAADAGEAGILAQRDMNFGGDPGAWQRVAQSLKARFYMHWVEAQAAGGAAATAANTACAGNCLTKAVAAAQAGINNAGENWVGVHSSTSTETNLWYQFNIDRSGYTSGGELGVSVLRERSDPRLPLYYTPASTGAYQGSKPGSSTGDLGPSSSQLNTGAGGYAAPAADLPIITCAETRFILAEAFFRQGATANAQTQLREGVRCHLQQLGLPAADANVNALLPSPLPTGAALLAEIIRQKYIALFLNIEAFNDYKRTCLPDIRTVKAGTSLQGEAVPGRFYYGQTERQTNSNIPDPAAQPLFNRNDPTPCPAT
- a CDS encoding SusC/RagA family TonB-linked outer membrane protein, which produces MRKLRRLLATLVAAAFAPAALLAQEPATVSGRVTNASGAPENAVLVRIEALGVGTTTSADGSYRLVIPASRVRAGQQVTITASRVGLAASSRPITLSPGANLTQNFQLGADVLQLEQIVATGQGTATTRARATATVNTVRAEEIEQSQENNVVAALAGKAPNVLVTSSAGDPGAGAYIQIRGAASVVGGTQPLIVVDGTPIENGSYRIEDYDNDNPAAGGTTGTVVTNRAGDINPNDIADIQILKGGAATALYGSRGANGVVLITTKSGRAGQTRVAFSTTYSSDEVNRTVPLQTQYGQGLNEAALGGDINDVIPFTTSYGAPIPAGTPVYDHANEIYRTGNRWENNLTLSGGSERTTYYLSLGRLDHQGVIVGPQSYDRTTVRLKGTHSFADDLTLGGNFAYTKGQGDFVQMGSNISGVQLGALRTPPNFNNQPYLDPVTGLHRSYRCNTGSCVATLDVGRGYDNPFWVANEMPNESEVDRSFGNINLDYAPLDWLRLSYILGADYSLDNRRTIFPKSSSDFPAGRMIRADLETFQIESRLLATLTRSFGENAVGTLSVGQNLNQSQFSRYQVNGNTLIYGANQLDFAVDKITNEYRSTTRTDGYFANGEVTLFDQLTLTGNLLNEGSSTFGGDGKRFWYPGVGVSWQVSRLGMFDNLSWLDNLKVRANYGVSGRQPPVFSSEGGFDRGAFFDGWISIGLESIYGGSDGIFTDPILGNPDIKPERKKEWEAGFDVGFLGGRIGLGFTYYDRTTEDMILLVELPPSSGFSFQYQNAARVDNDGIELTLDLNPIQRDNFGWTVNAQYARNRSCVKDLSGSESVGLNGFTGAVVSLVAPEANGGRCAPFGVFFGDDWLRFGVGGRNPETGNPLDSDFPDAPAGAIFIGSDGFPVPDPQSRIIGDPNPDWTGSIRNTFTLFNNLRISGLVDVSQGGQMWNGTKGALTFFGTHIETLPFQGAGTTGAFGQDFYSDWEVAGPGAGTDVTLNWATWTVDGFGSSFTGPSVTNIEDASFVKLRDISVSYTLDQPWLRRRFGMSSMNITLSGRNLKTWTDYTGIDPESNLTGQSVGRGIDYFNNPQTRSWVISVNLNR
- the trpE gene encoding anthranilate synthase component I; translated protein: MSLTPSFSELVSLAREATLVPVRRELLFDTDTAVTAYHKLARPPFGFLLESVVGGETWARWTFLGTEPRGAWRLDGDRVSRWTPEAGWSEPEPSADPLGDFGRLLAEHAPADAPGLPRFWGGAVGFFGYDVVRLIERLPNAPPRDRELPDALFLLTGAVVAVDNLFGRAHLVSPVDTRGADEPELRRRYDAAAAELDALARRLREGAPPAPLALAPRPAADPPFRSNFTRPEFEERVRRVQEYIRAGDAFQVVLSQRLTVDLAAEPFDLYRVLRALNPSPYLFYLELGGFRLVGSSPEVMVRLEDGRVTVRPIAGTRRRGKDAAEDAALAADLLRDRKELAEHLMLLDLGRNDVGRVATYGSVRVPARMVVEKYSHVLHLVSTVEGDLQGGLSAVDVLRASFPAGTVSGAPKVRAMEIIDELETVRRGPYAGAVGHFSHGGQAMDTAIAIRTVVAEGGRAHVQAGAGIVADSDPASEYEETLNKARALLFAAQAAGAGSA
- a CDS encoding carboxypeptidase regulatory-like domain-containing protein, whose translation is MDTPLPLSAAAWRPSLPRSPWGRVALAVGLALSGGSTLAEAQERASAVAGTVTGSDGLRLSQARVGLEGTGFAALSERGGRFRINGLPAGSQTLVVHAVGYRDAKVGVELVAGEVLQVAVTLEADPVALAELEVSAMAALPPQLQGFYQRRSRGNGHFFTREQIERMQPRQLTDVLRRVPGVMVDGVPGPFGTSQMVQTGRTTGLAGQRSCPLVYYVNGAPFRVSADIGINTFVRPEDVAAIEVYTGAAGLPPQFNSGIQNSRCGVIVIWTRRGENT